One Mesorhizobium sp. J428 DNA segment encodes these proteins:
- the rplI gene encoding 50S ribosomal protein L9, producing the protein MEVILLERISRLGQMGETVKVKDGFARNFLLPQGKALRANEANKKKFEGQRAQLEARNLERKSEAQKIADQLDGKSFVAVRSAGETGQLYGSVSTRDIADLLTAEGFTVSRNQVELNQPIKEIGLRNVAIALHPEVEVTITLNIARSADEAERQAKGETLTTAEAIYGDDINENARPDAFFDPNAEEDEEA; encoded by the coding sequence ATGGAAGTCATTCTCCTCGAACGCATTTCCCGCCTCGGCCAGATGGGCGAGACCGTCAAGGTCAAGGACGGATTTGCCCGCAATTTCCTCCTGCCGCAGGGCAAGGCGCTGCGCGCCAACGAGGCCAACAAGAAGAAGTTCGAAGGCCAGCGCGCCCAGCTCGAAGCCCGCAACCTCGAGCGCAAGTCCGAAGCCCAGAAGATCGCCGACCAGCTCGACGGCAAGTCGTTCGTGGCCGTGCGCTCCGCCGGCGAGACCGGCCAGCTCTACGGTTCGGTCTCGACCCGCGACATCGCCGACCTGCTGACCGCCGAGGGCTTCACCGTCTCGCGCAACCAGGTCGAGCTCAACCAGCCGATCAAGGAGATCGGCCTGCGCAACGTCGCGATCGCGCTCCACCCGGAGGTCGAGGTCACGATCACGCTCAACATCGCCCGCTCCGCCGACGAGGCCGAACGCCAGGCCAAGGGCGAAACGCTGACGACCGCCGAGGCGATCTACGGCGACGACATCAACGAGAACGCCCGTCCGGACGCCTTCTTCGATCCGAACGCGGAAGAAGACGAAGAAGCCTGA
- the rpsR gene encoding 30S ribosomal protein S18, whose amino-acid sequence MAETVSAPQRRPFHRRRKTCPFSGANAPRIDYKDVRLLQRYISERGKIVPSRITAVSQKKQRELAQAIKRARFLALLPYVVR is encoded by the coding sequence ATGGCCGAGACCGTTTCCGCCCCGCAGCGGCGCCCCTTCCACCGCCGTCGCAAGACCTGCCCGTTCTCGGGCGCCAATGCGCCGCGCATCGACTATAAGGACGTGCGTCTCCTGCAGCGCTACATTTCCGAGCGCGGCAAGATCGTTCCGTCCCGCATCACGGCCGTCAGCCAGAAGAAGCAGCGCGAACTCGCCCAGGCGATCAAGCGTGCCCGCTTCCTCGCGCTCCTGCCGTACGTAGTGCGCTGA
- the rpsF gene encoding 30S ribosomal protein S6 translates to MALYEHVFLARQDLSPQQVDALVEQYKGVISAGGGSVGRVENWGLKSLTYRVNKNRKAYYTLMDITAPAAAVKEMERQMGLSEDVLRFMTIKVDKHEEGQSAMLQKRDRDDRGDRGDRPSRFGDRERGDRPPRSFGGDRDGGDRGPRRPRDNFEGAAE, encoded by the coding sequence ATGGCACTTTACGAGCACGTGTTCCTTGCCCGGCAGGACCTCTCGCCGCAGCAGGTCGATGCACTTGTCGAACAGTACAAGGGCGTCATCTCCGCGGGTGGTGGTTCGGTGGGCCGGGTCGAGAACTGGGGACTGAAGTCCCTTACCTACCGCGTCAACAAGAACCGCAAGGCGTATTACACGCTGATGGACATCACCGCGCCGGCAGCCGCCGTCAAGGAGATGGAGCGTCAGATGGGCCTGTCGGAAGACGTCCTCCGCTTCATGACCATCAAGGTCGACAAGCACGAGGAAGGCCAGTCCGCGATGCTGCAGAAGCGCGACCGCGACGACCGCGGTGATCGTGGCGACCGTCCGTCCCGCTTCGGCGACCGCGAACGCGGCGACCGTCCGCCGCGCAGCTTCGGCGGCGACCGTGATGGTGGTGACCGTGGTCCGCGCCGTCCGCGCGACAACTTCGAAGGAGCAGCAGAATAA